DNA from Acidobacteriota bacterium:
CCGCCCGATTCATGTTCCGGTTGGCGTTGAAGACAGACCGCGACCGCTCATCCGGCGGGACCATCTCTCTCCAACTCATGGCCCCAGTATAGTCATTCCTGAGTCGAAGTCAACCATGGTTAGGGTGCCGCTCGGTTTGGCTCTTGACGGAACCCCCGCCTTCTGCTATGAAGAAATCATGAACGGCCCGAAGAGAAGATGGTATCTCCTGCTTCAGAACAACCGTTATCTGTCCTGCTGTCGGGCGGACCGCTCCGCCTGACACCCGCCGCTTTCTCCACTCTCGTTTTCTCCAAGGGATTTGTATTGAAAAAAATTCAGGGAGACAAAAACCATGCACATCTTGGAAACCATCGGCAACACCCCTCTCGTGGAGTTGCGACATCTCAACCCCCGGAAGAACCGGGTCCGCATTATGGCCAAGCTGGAAGGGCACAATCCCGGCGGCTCGATCAAGGACCGCGCCGCCCTCTACATGATCCGCGCCGCCGAAAAAGCGGGACGGCCGGCCGGATCGCAGACCCTCCTGGAAGCGACGTCGGGCAACACCGGAATCGCCCTGGCCATGATCGGGGCGGCCCGGGGCTACCGGGTCAAGCTCGTCATTCCGGCCTGCGCCAGCCTGGAACGGATCCGCATTCTCGAGGCCTTCGGCGCCGAAGTCGAGTTGACTCCCGCGGAATCCGGGACGGACGGAGCCATCCGCCGGGCCCGGGAGCTCATGGAACGCCGTCCGGCGGAATATTGCCTGCTGAACCAGTTCGCCAACGGCGAAAACGTCCGCGCCCACCGCGAAACGACGGGGCCGGAGCTTCTCTCGCAAAGCGGTGGAGAGATCGACGCGGTCGTCGCCGGGTTGGGAACGACGGGAACGATCATGGGACTGGCCGAGTTTTTCAAGGATAACAAGTCCGGAACCCGCATCATCGGCGTCGAGCCGGAAAAGGGGCACGCGATCCAGGGATTGAAGAACATGGAGGAGGCCGAGGTCCCGGCGATCTTCAACGAAAGTCTGCTCGACCTTCGCCTGACGGTCAACGACGAGGACGCCTACGGCACCGCCCGGTCGCTCGTACTGCGGGAGGGAATTTTCGCCGGCATGTCGAGCGGGGCCGCCCTGTCCGCCGCCCTCGAACTCGCCCGGGACATGCGCTCCGGAACCATCGCCGTCATCCTCCCCGACCGCGGCGACCGCTATCTCAGCACGACGCTCTTCCGATCGATCTGCGGGAA
Protein-coding regions in this window:
- a CDS encoding cysteine synthase family protein → MHILETIGNTPLVELRHLNPRKNRVRIMAKLEGHNPGGSIKDRAALYMIRAAEKAGRPAGSQTLLEATSGNTGIALAMIGAARGYRVKLVIPACASLERIRILEAFGAEVELTPAESGTDGAIRRARELMERRPAEYCLLNQFANGENVRAHRETTGPELLSQSGGEIDAVVAGLGTTGTIMGLAEFFKDNKSGTRIIGVEPEKGHAIQGLKNMEEAEVPAIFNESLLDLRLTVNDEDAYGTARSLVLREGIFAGMSSGAALSAALELARDMRSGTIAVILPDRGDRYLSTTLFRSICGKCPP